A genomic region of Plasmodium falciparum 3D7 genome assembly, chromosome: 11 contains the following coding sequences:
- a CDS encoding serine/threonine protein kinase, FIKK family — translation MIYIKLRLYIFWFLFLILLNLTLTDRKIFEYIRLIDIYFRILYEYNGINKLCGGKSCNKIFDQRILGEEECIYKGDDKKKKKTKLIDMINLCKIWNKIKKVIYKDENILKSGSNLNIKENKKFIYKLNGENTGINDNQQYIDELKDNIHSKNIYNWIEGYKSLVKMFGLSNNFSINGVKYSDWKLIPISFIEYNKKKFRVQEMFKTVITSKNDDNKNNISLFIKKIPVDIWLKQFEMMELYNGEYLVNAENYVMEASILAFLNEYYQGFIAPKLYKILYEENYEENNKENMFPPYMFNEKKELNINNLHEFKNFLKERINKNVNGYIVIVSELYGQNVFEYIEKRQKENNNILSDREKKKILYECLKLLIKLHNVGIAHLDISLENILMTENYEFLLCDFCKSTPIYTTTLRHVKEMNHICLFESCVPKIGKISYAPPECIQLRKIHEKMDIKNPLSDLNYIKDIEERRKYYFDVTSADIYMLGVLFLRIWNSKPLWLIANIEEDLNFSKIFEADMNFDKFVIAKNWPKEFKKIIQQLLHMTSRKNLSLKELSKNPWWKE, via the exons atgatttatattaaattacgcttatatatattttggtttctatttttaattctattg aatTTGACATTAACAGATAGgaaaatatttgaatatataagattaattgatatatattttagaatTTTATATGAGTATAatggaataaataaattatgtgGTGGAAAATcttgtaataaaatatttgatcAGCGTATATTAGGTGAAGAagaatgtatttataaaggtgatgataaaaaaaaaaaaaaaaccaaacTAATAGATATGATTaatttatgtaaaatatggaataaaattaaaaaggtaATTTATAaggatgaaaatatattaaaaagtggAAGCaacttaaatataaaagaaaataaaaaatttatttataaactaAATGGGGAAAATACTGGTATTAATGATAACCAACAATATATTGATGAATTAAAGGATAATATacattcaaaaaatatttataattggATAGAGGGTTATAAATCATTGGTTAAAATGTTCGGCTTATCAAATAATTTTTCCATAAACGGAGTTAAATATTCTGATTGGAAATTAATTCCTATATCATTCATTgaatacaataaaaaaaagtttagAGTTCAAGAAATGTTTAAAACAGTTATTACatcaaaaaatgatgataataaaaataatataagtttattcataaaaaaaataccagTAGATATATGGCTAAAGCAATTTGAAATGATGGAATTATATAATGGTGAATATTTAGTCAATGCAGAAAATTATGTTATGGAAGCTTCTATATTAGCTTTTCTAAATGAATATTATCAAGGATTTATAGCAcctaaattatataaaatattatatgaagaaaattatgaggaaaataataaagaaaatatgttTCCACCATATATGTttaatgaaaagaaagaacttaatattaataatttacatgaatttaaaaattttttaaaagaaagaataaataagaatGTAAATGGATATATTGTAATTGTATCTGAATTGTATGGTCAAAAtgtttttgaatatatagaGAAAAgacaaaaggaaaataataatatattaagtgatagggaaaaaaaaaaaattttatatgaatgcttaaaattattaataaaattacacAATGTAGGAATAGCTCATCTTGATATATCCctagaaaatattttaatgacAGAAAATTATGAATTTCTTTTATGTGATTTTTGTAAAAGTACACCTATATATACAACAACGTTAAGACATGTAAAAGAAATGAatcatatatgtttatttgaATCATGTGTACCAAAAATTGGAAAAATTTCATATGCACCTCCTGAATGTATACAACTTCGTAAAATACATGAGAAAATGGATATAAAAAACCCTTTGTCtgatttaaattatattaaagatATTGAAGAAAGaaggaaatattattttgacgTTACAAGTgctgatatatatatgctagGAGTTCTTTTTCTTAGGATTTGGAATAGTAAACCCTTATGGCTAATTGCAAATATAGAAGAGGATTTAAATTTTTCGAAAATCTTTGAGGCAGATATGAATTTTGATAAGTTTGTCATAGCAAAAAATTGGCCtaaagaatttaaaaaaattattcag cAATTATTGCACATGACCTCTAGGAAAAATTTAAGTTTAAAAGAATTAAGTAAAAATCCATGGtggaaagaataa
- a CDS encoding ring-infected erythrocyte surface antigen — MKPYSSYSSAFSKQYMGTKSVKAKNPTIYSFEEEKQNENMSLLKSLCSKRLVLPILGILYIILNGNFGYNGSSNSGAQFTDRCSRNLYCETLPINPYADSENPIVVSQVFGLPSEKPTFTLEGTPDIDHTNILGFNEKLMTDVNRYRYSNNYEAIPHTREFNPLIVDKVLFDYNEKVDNLGRSGGDIIKKMQTLWDEIMDINKRKYDFLKTKLQKTYSQYKVQYDMPKEVYESKWGQCLKLINQGGDNLEERLNTQFKNWYRQKYLNLEEYRRLTVLNQIAWKALSNQIQYTCRKIMNSNISSFKHISELKSLEQRAAKDAQEEMRKRAEKQKKKKSKRRGWLCCGGGDNETVEPQQEEPVQDVGEHQINEYGDILPSLKVSINNSAINYYDAVKDGKYLDDDSSDALYTDEDLLFDLEKQKYMDMLDGSEDESVEDNEEEHSGEANEEELSVDENVEEQNVDESGEQQSDDESGEHQSVNEIVEEQSVNEIVEEQTVDEIVEQETVDENVEEQAVDENEEQQTVDENVEQQTIDESQVQEEISTIQENIEEVVSEVQQDSEVDRTLHVPDTRFYDILGVGVNADMKEISESYFKLAKQYYPPKYSVNEGMLKFKQISEAYQILGDIDKRKMYNKFGYDGIKGVNFIHPTIYYMLASLEKFAFYTGSPQIVTLMKFLFEKKLTVNDLDTKSEHLSKIMGVYQKERETYISENLISRLQPYIDSIRNWDVQIKDQIYELMGSPFDIAIIDSIGWTLQYVSMSHMKNPKKAIKKLETRSKKNKETVAYENNKLMNILREYFGNNEQINSITYNMEYNTLNENNENGYRKILNLNHKKQKKLFEEIISYIVNISLSDIENTVKNSAESILTVEGLDEKKLSKRIESLRMLANAIRKYILRGKKGKKYKNKDAKSLSGNIANEINLINKELQNLKEHTQANIPEHIEENVQENMEENVEENVEENVEENVEENVEENVEENVEENVEENVEENVEENIEENVEENVEENIEENIEENAEENVEENIEENIEENIEENIEENIEENVEENVEENIEENVEENVEENAEENAEENAEENAEENDETPQEHNEEYDE, encoded by the exons ATGAAACCATATAGTTCATATAGTTCTGCTTTTTCAAAGCAATATATGGGTACAAAAAGTGTAAAGGCAAAAAATCCAACCATATATTCttttgaagaagaaaaacaaaatgaaaatatgagtTTGTTAAAATCGTTATGTTCTAAGCGTTTGGTTCTTCCAATTCttggaatattatatatcattcTAAAt gGAAATTTTGGATATAATGGAAGTTCAAATTCTGGTGCACAATTTACTGACAGGTGCTCAAGAAATTTATACTGTGAAACATTGCCAATCAACCCATATGCTGATTCTGAAAACCCAATAGTTGTAAGTCAGGTATTTGGTTTACCTTCCGAAAAACCTACGTTTACGTTAGAAGGTACTCCTGATATTGATCATACAAATATTTTGGGTTTTAATGAGAAGTTGATGACTGATGTAAATAGATATCGATATTCTAATAACTATGAAGCCATTCCCCATACAAGGGAGTTCAATCCACTTATTGTAGATAAAGTTCTTTTCGACTATAACGAAAAGGTTGATAACTTAGGAAGGAGTGGAGGAgacattataaaaaaaatgcaaaCTTTATGGGATGAAATAATggatattaataaaagaaaatatgattttttaaaaacaaaattacaGAAAACTTACAGTCAGTACAAGGTTCAATATGATATGCCAAAAGAAGTATACGAGAGCAAATGGGGACAATGCTTAAAGCTTATTAATCAAGGAGGTGATAACCTTGAAGAAAGATTGAACACACAATTTAAAAACTGGTACAGacagaaatatttaaatctTGAAGAATATAGAAGATTGACTGTGTTGAACCAAATCGCTTGGAAAGCTTTATCCAACCAAATTCAATATACATGCagaaaaattatgaatagtaacatttcttcttttaaacATATAAGTGAATTGAAAAGTTTAGAACAGAGAGCGGCAAAAGATGCACAAGAAGAAATGAGGAAAAGAGCTGAAAAacagaagaagaaaaaaagtaaaagaaGAGGATGGTTATGTTGTGGTGGGGGAGATAACGAAACAGTTGAACCACAACAAGAAGAACCAGTCCAAGACGTTGGAGAACatcaaataaatgaatatggTGATATATTACCATCTTTAAAAGTTAGTATTAATAATTCAGcaattaattattatgatgcaGTAAAGGATGGTAAATATTTGGACGATGATTCATCAGATGCTCTTTATACAGATGAAGATTTGTTGTTTGATTTGGAAAAGCAGAAATATATGGATATGTTAGATGGATCTGAAGACGAATCTGTTGAAGACAATGAAGAAGAACACTCTGGTGAAGCAAATGAGGAAGAACTAAGTGTTGATGAAAATGTAGAAGAACAAAATGTTGATGAAAGTGGAGAACAACAAAGTGATGATGAAAGTGGAGAACATCAAAGTGTTAATGAAATTGTAGAAGAACAAAGTGTTAATGAAATTGTAGAAGAACAAACCGTTGATGAAATTGTAGAACAAGAAACCGTTGATGAAAATGTAGAAGAACAAGCTGTCGATGAAAATGAAGAACAACAAACCGTTGATGAAAATGTAGAACAACAAACTATAGATGAAAGTCAAGTACAAGAAGAAATATCTACTATTCAAGAAAATATAGAAGAGGTAGTTAGTGAAGTTCAACAAGATTCAGAGGTAGATAGAACTCTTCATGTTCCTGATACAAGATTCTATGATATATTAGGTGTTGGAGTTAATGCAGATATGAAGGAAATCTCTGAAAGTTATTTTAAATTAGCAAAACAATATTATCCACCAAAATATTCAGTTAATGAAGGAATGTTAAAATTTAAACAAATAAGTGAAGCATATCAAATATTGGGAGATAttgataaaagaaaaatgtataataaatttgGATATGATGGAATAAAGGGAGTTAACTTCATTCACCCaaccatatattatatgttagcTAGTTTAGAAAAATTTGCTTTTTATACTGGATCTCCTCAAATAGTAACCCTTATGAAATTCTTATTTGAAAAGAAATTAACAGTAAATGACTTAGATACAAAATCTGAACATTTATCAAAAATAATGGGAGTGTATCAAAAAGAAAGGGAAACTTACATATCTGAAAATTTAATATCTAGATTGCAACCATATATAGACAGTATTAGAAATTGGGATGTACAAATTAAGGAtcaaatatatgaattaatGGGTTCTCCATTTGATATAGCAATTATAGATTCTATAGGATGGACATTACAATATGTTTCTATGAGTCATATGAAAAACCCTAAAAAAGCAATTAAGAAACTTGAAACAAGATCcaagaaaaataaagaaactgtagcatatgaaaataataaactaatgaatatattgaGAGAATATTTCGGAAATAATGAACAAATTAATTCAATCACTTATAATATggaatataatacattaaatgaaaataatgagaaTGGATACAGAAAAATTTTGAACTTGAACCAtaaaaaacagaaaaaattatttgaagaaattattagttatatagtaaatatatctttatccGATATAGAGAATACAGTTAAAAATTCAGCTGAAAGTATATTAACAGTTGAAGGGttagatgaaaaaaaattatcaaagAGAATTGAATCATTAAGAATGTTAGCGAATgctataagaaaatatatattaagaggTAAGAaaggtaaaaaatataaaaacaaggATGCAAAAAGCTTATCAGGAAACATTGCgaatgaaataaatttaattaataaagaacttcaaaatttaaaagaacATACACAAGCAAATATACCTGAGCATATAGAAGAAAATGTGCAAGAAAATATGGAAGAAAATGTAGAAGAAAATGTAGAAGAAAATGTAGAAGAAAATGTTGAAGAAAATGTAGAAGAAAATGTAGAAGAAAATGTTGAAGAAAATGTAGAAGAAAATGTAGAAGAAAATgttgaagaaaatatagaagaaaatgtagaagaaaatgttgaagaaaatatagaagaaaatatagaagaaaatgCAGAAGAAAATgttgaagaaaatatagaagaaaatatagaagaaaatatagaagaaaatatagaagaaaatatagaagaaaatgttgaagaaaatgtagaagaaaatatagaagaaaatgTAGAAGAAAATGTAGAAGAAAATGCAGAAGAAAATGCAGAAGAAAATGCAGAAGAAAATGCagaagaaaatgatgaaacACCACAGGAACACAACGAAGAATATgatgaataa